From the genome of Ziziphus jujuba cultivar Dongzao chromosome 4, ASM3175591v1:
CACAGAACTAGTGCAAGTTGTGGGATTTCCAATCCTTCTCTTTTCCTTCTCCCTCTCCAAATCCCTCTTAAAACCCACCAATTCCTTCATTCTACTACAACAAATTCTGAACACCACCATCTATCAATCACCATTGTTTTGGTTTATTTCTTCCTTGGCCTTCTTCTGGGGGGAGACACAGTGATGTATTCTTATGGGCTATGTTTCCTTCCGGTTTCTACTTATTCTCTCGTTTGTGCTACCCAGTTGGCTTTCAACGCTCTCTTTTCATTCTTCATCAACTCTCAGAAATTCACTCCATTTATAGTTGAACTCCCTAGTCCTCCTCACCATCTCTGCTACCTTACTTGTAGTCGGAGAAAGCTCAGGAGATCATAAAGGAGTTAAAGGAAAGTTTGCAATTGGGTCTATATGTGCACCCTAGCTGCACCTGTTACCTACTCCTTATTACTATCTCTCACATAACTCGCTTTCCGAAAGGTCCTAAAGGGGAACATAGTGATGGTTTTGGAATTGACCATGTTCATATTAGCATTTGCTACTTGTTTTGTCTCTTCGTTAGTGGGGAACGGAAAGGCCCAAAGAAGGAGATGAATGGGTTTGAGCACGGAAAGTTATCCTACGTCATGACTTTGATATGGGCAACATTGTCTTGCCAACTCTGCAATATTGGGTCAGTTAGATTGATTTTTCAAGTGTCCTCCCTTTTCTCCAACGTGATTAGCACAATTGCTTTGCCTCTAATCCGATACAGGCTGTGGGGTTTTTCCATGACATGATGGATAGGCTTAAGGTGGTGGCGATGTTGCTGGCAATTTGGGGATTTATCTATCTATCTGCATTATGTTGATGAATCTGAATCCAAGTTGGTGAAAAGAACAGATGCAGAAGAGGCTTCTCATAATTCTTGTACCCAATTATGTGGGAGTTAcatattaatagtaataatggtCTTAATTCAGACAAATTGACCACAAGCCAGATTCACAATTTTAAGGAACTTTGCTATTGAAAGAGTGGGAGACTGTTTATATAAATGGCAATGTGCTTGGtactggatatatatatatttttagtgtgAGAATGTGTTATCTTTGTGATATCTATATCCCTGACATCGTATTTGAAGATCTTCTGAAAGCATAGCGTTAGAGAGTTTAGGAATGTCTTTCCTAACGTGTGACATGGTTTTTGGAGACAGGAAACTCAACAAATATGTGCCCTTTTCTATGGCTCCCAGAAAAATTCTGTAGGCATGTTTCTTGTGTTGGGGGGTTTGATGTAGGATAAAAATGATTTGAGAAAAAACACATACTTTTATTATATATCTACATACACCGGCCAGCTTATGTTGTGCCCCATTGTCATGGAgcccagtatatatatatatattaataaaatatatgaatttatcaTGCATGATTTAAACTCCCTGGTCCTCCTCACCATCTAAGTCACCCTACTTTGAAGTTGAGGGAAGCTCAAGAGACCAAAAAGGCGTCCAAGGGAAATTTTGCAATTGGGTTTATTGACACAACACTGTTATTGCAGCTGATTCCATCACATTAGAACAAAATTATCAAGTTTAAATTGCAGAAACAAAATGGTGCCAAAGAGGAATTATCAAACATAAAATCTCAGCTCAAATCCTAAACGAAACTATAGCAATGACACTAATGATGATGCATTTGAAGATGTGAAAATTATCAATTTCTATACTTTAATCGACAACTcagttcaaaaaatttattatttcaaaaatatcaaactAAGCAAAGCTCATATTTAGGTTCGACACGACCCAAATGGGAAGagcacaaaaaaaaatgattgacaTTAGGATGATATGACAAATAAGAAGGAGCTTATTCTTCTTCGGCCACAACACTGATCTCACCTTTATCCAGCATGTCATAAAAGGCTCTGACCTTTCGCTGCTCGTTCCAGTGATGCATTTTCCAGAGGCTACCAGCAGCCAAGGCAAGTACCATGCCAATGCATAACTCCTTCACAACGCTTGGTCCTTTCAGTGTGGCATGAGCAACCTTGTGGCCTGCCATTTCAATTACTCTGCaaataaatttaccaaaattaCTTTCATTATCTTTTCTTCTGTATAATcgacaaattattattaattttgaaaccaCTCAAACGACTAGAACAAGCATTGGATTAACAGGGAATAAAGATTTCTACTCTCTGACAAATATATTACAACTTAGCAAATAGAATAACCTATTCCCCAATGCTGGTTAAGTTTGGTAACTAGAAAACGAAACAAAGCTGCTGTTTCCTTCTTCTGGCCAACTGTTATGTCAATATATTAAACTCTGAATTTTCATAACTTTTACAGAAAAATAAGTAGAATCAAAATTTGTCCAACATTAAAGCTTTCAATATTCTACaataacctataattttttCACCAATCAactgaaaaataaaagtgaaatgaaatattatcaaattgcCTAGGAAATGTATAAAATCAGAATGAaacacagaaaaaataaataataaaaataataaaaataaaaatcagccGCACATGTTACTACTTACTAGTGGTCCACCTTTGTTTGGATGTCCAATtttgaggaggaaaaaaaaaaaaaaaattggaaggaTTTATACTTGTGTTGTTTGGTTTAAGAAAAAACtagttttcaatattttgtATCTATCTGGTCTACCTAAATAACAAACATACTAACATAATAAATAATCCTAACATGCATATGTCCATACTTTGTTAATTCTCAAAGAAAGCTAGAATGATAAATagctattatataataaattgaatctTCATACACTTAGGTATGATGGTGGAACAAAAACTTAAACTGGCCACCATATGAGGCCTTTCTAGCAATCCATGTTACAAACAATGAAaagcatattatatatacaactaAAAGAAGTGAATTTGGCAACTCTAAAGTTAAGAGCAAACAACAGAAacattttataatgaaatataattgaCACATTGCACAATCCTCTAATCCATAATTATGCCAAACAGTAATAGAATGCATTGCCATTTACATGAATGTCCATTTCTAAAGGGAAAAAAGATTACGGATTTACTCTTGTCTATTGTCAAGCAGCATGAATGACTCAGGCTTTCTCAAAAGTTAATTATTCTAAACAAATTATCCATTTCGCAAATCCAGTAAAACCCAAGAATAAATTTCTTCACAAAAACACAGTTTTCATAACCAATATTAGGCTAGCATTGGAAGTTGAATTGATTAGGACAAGGATAAAGATTAAATTAcacaataattaaacaaaacacAAATTTAGAtgtaggaaaaaaagaaaaaaaggataaaCCCCATCCcccctctccctctctctctctctctctctctatatatatatatatatatatatatatacacacacacacataatgtATATACAAGAATACTAGTATGGATGAAGTCGCCCCACCATTTGGTGGGCAACAGCCCATCAATCACCGACtgatgtgcatatatatatatatatataactatatatatgtatatatacatgatgCGCAAAAGAGGATGCTAACTTGAAGACATCGTGAAGATACACTATTGCAGGAGTGTCCTCACAACGTCTACAAGTTAGCATTCTCACCTAAGCcaaactgcatatatatatatatatatatatacacaaatataatGTATATACAAGAATACTAGTATGGACGAAGTCGCCCATCGATCACTGACtgatgtgcatatatatatatatatatatatatgtatatatacatgatgCAAAAAAGAGGATGCTAACTTGAAGACATCGTGAAGATACACTATTGCAGGAGTGTCCACACAGCGTCTACAAGTTAGCATTCTCACCTAAGCCAAACtgcatatacacacacacacacactccaAGGGCCACAATCTCAAACCAACCTTAAGGGAAAATTTAACTACAGCAGAGCCTGGACGATAAAAGTTAACTAATAAACCGAAGATGCAACAGATATGCGTCttacaagggaaaaaaaaagatgatgaaaGTGTAAAGATATAGATTTCAAACTACCAAAATAAAATGATGAAAGTAATCAATATAAATGAGTCGCAATGCATATCTATCATCGAAtggaaagcccaaaaaaaaaaaaaaaagaaaaaggagaaataaTTTTTGTGTAAAAGGAATTACAATAAATGttattaacttttatttgttgGGAAAAaatcacaagggaaaggtaatataaatatattgcttAAGCCAATCAAGCCTCAAGCACATTATACTGGTTTAGTTGCAATTATCACCAGTTTGCTCCAATAATAATAGCCTTGTTTCcccaattaattattttcttcttattgaatgTTTAGAATACCacttatcttatttatttattgtttgggTTCTACAGAACAcctatctatctttttttttttttttttttttttttttttttttaaattgaaagggCAGCAGaaaatttgcctttttttttttttttttgggtgtaataaaagaatttttttttttttttgggtgtaatcaaagaaattattaattttataaaagcaGATAAGAAACCATATTTATGGTTAATACACTTTTCATTAATCTTCACCATGAtttacaattaataaaataataattgacaaaattttattaaaaaaaaaaaagaaatcttagATATTTCACATAAATCtcaaactaaattaattaaaatcaccCAAATCAGATTCCTCGATAACTTTCTAAGCCCTcgaagcttttttatttttttaagacatcgaaaaaaaaaaaaaaaaaggaaggacgATATAAAAATTTACCAGAGGAGTATGCGAAGCGAAATCGGAGGTAGACACAGACGGAGGGAAAAGCTGGGAGAGTCTAGAAACGTCGTCGTTTCTTCTGTGTTTGATGGTGGAGTAAAAGCCAGTGGGGTTGGGATGCGACTACCTTACGATTTCGAACTGGAGAAGAAGAGTAAAAAGACGGAAAAGGGGCTTGAAGAAGAGTAGGATAGACGAATACAATTGTAATTTCAGTTGGGTCAGAAAATTTTGGGTACGTGTAAAGTCAAAATCCATTATGGAAAGTCGGGGTCCAAAAATGTGTGAATTGAGTAGGCTGGCCCAATAGTTTAGGGCTAAACCAATGACCCCGAACGATCTCATTTTGCAGTCTGCTGTTCGTCCTCGCACGTTCATCATCCAAATGGTTATATAAAAAGGCACAAcatatctttcaaaaaaaataaataaataaaggcacCACATGTAAATTGgcattttattctctttttatatcttatatacgtatattatatacatattttgtgaaaaatcaTTTAGTTGGTCTGAAagcaaataatgaaaaattaaaagacaaaTTCGAAATtatcttaaataatttataaaattaagcacttataagttttttttttggctataaatgattattataataGTTGTTAGTCATACATATATAATCTCTTtaataaactaatatatatatatatatataatttacaaaatcTCAAAACTCatttagcttttttatttttaaaaaaataaataaatttcaaatatttatcttttaattttttatttttttctttttaactctaGCTAGCAGCTACGtgtaatttcaaatatttatagcTTTGCTATgtgtaaaattttaaacatcttTCTATTGAATCAACAGGTTTCTATGAGGGGAGTCTTCTATTATAACTTCATCTCTTTATATCTACCAGGATCATTATCTTTTATTAGTTTGAATTCAAGTTAGTGGAGAGAATACATGCAcaaggagattttttttttttttttttttggaaccacAATTCTTGTATTCAATATTTTGGATGTTATAAAAATgagtaatatataaataataataacaataatggtaGTAATTTAAGCCAATTAACACACACAATTTGCCCAAGGAgtattatctctctctctctcaaatcaAATTCACTTCCCAGGTACAAAGTTTGTGGCATATGCCCAAGCATTGTTGTTAACAGGGTCAGCCAAATGATCAGCTAGGTTTTCTAGAGGACCTTTTCCAGTAACAATGGCTTGCACAAAGAACCCAAACATGGAAAACATGGCCAACCGTCCATTTTTTAtcggggaatttggcccaatacccttgtTTTAAAGGCTCTAATGAAAACTACCCACCCGTTTccaaccttttttgttttacccttttattttcaaatatccccATATTACCCTTTGCAAATGTGAAAAGAAAGAGTGAAGATGTAAGGTTACGCCATTTTTCCCCTAAACGGAGCAcgaaaaagaagaggaagagaaagtgagagagaatggcGAAGCGTTTTGGGACAATCGGAGTTCTTCAGGAGGAGTAGCGAGTGGACAAAGCATCCAAGGCTCAGCAATCAGCTTTGTCATGCCCTTCTTGGTCTTAGCCTCAGAGTTGACGAGCTGGTCTACAACAAACTcctccttcctcttcttcttctgcttcttcttcttctcaccacTCTTCCCATTCCTCTGCTTCTCATTGACTTATTGAGACAACTAGAACAATAACCTCATCAGGTGACGATGATCATTCAGCCCCCTTAaatcttcttttactttttgttccgTTCAGGTTTTTGGGTCtgcttttacttttgtttttattagctgttctggaaattttgttgattattacaattgaaaatattaagttaATGGATCTTATACATGGGATatagtaattattaattactgaacttgtttttagaatgctattatttttgggttttattatttGGGGCCAAAATCATATGCATTTTAACTGTTTGTTGA
Proteins encoded in this window:
- the LOC107416106 gene encoding probable cytochrome c oxidase subunit 5C-1 — its product is MAGHKVAHATLKGPSVVKELCIGMVLALAAGSLWKMHHWNEQRKVRAFYDMLDKGEISVVAEEE